ACTGTTACTGTCTACTGTGGCACAAGTGATTGTTTGGTCACAGGTAATGCTCGGACCTCCATACAATTGGAAATCTGGACGCGCCAAATAACGAGCACATCGACCAGCAATGATTGACTGTTTCCATGTCATGGACTAGTCACCAGTGCTGGTAGTAACCTTAATGGACAGTGTATCAATAGTCCCCTTAAAAGAGCAAAGTGGTCGCTTTGGAgcaagggatgggaaaaaccgaccggttaaaatcgatactgatattttaattctgaataaccgatattttttCGGTGTTCGCTTTGTCTCAGCTATAAgacatgtttttttatttttaatattaagcGCGTAAACTACCAAAATGTCAATTATCCGTAGCAGCAATgccaaacaaaatttaaataaacctttttttttaaatgagtaatttttattcgtaaaatttgcattggtttgaaatattgcataATTATAAAATTGGCTATTTTAGAAACAATGTCGACAAAAAGAAGCAACAAACAAATGGCGCAAGAATTGGTTCAGTGTTGCTGAGACAATAAGGTTCCTACTGCTGTGTGTGGCGGCTTCAGGTACGCGAGTACGTGCAGTGAGCAAAacttgcccccacctggtctatacggtACTTTCTCGTTGCTGTCGTCAGACATgcattgtattgcagaatggcaccaaccctagtctggaagtatttttacgatttgacgtagcaatgaagtacaacgcttcatttgttttaaaagattagaagtttgtctgccatttctgtgaaataataaacgAGGAAGGAAAGTAGGGCTACAGTAATAAATCAAAACTTAACAATAATTCATTCGtagcatacaataaaaatagaaagtaactgaTATGCCTTCatttgcttgtagcccttgaaaacggagaaattaatacgaaaaatagagttcttcaacctcagttttcacccttcagcactgactattcgtagtgcccaagtggaatgatctcctattaaaacatgaaatttaatcatagtttcaaaaaatttgaatcagtaggagaatactggtgattttttgtagtgttCAGTCACCTATcatttttcgagaaaagcagcgaatggtTTTCTTCTAtttacctatttaatttaatattttgggtCATTTATCTTGAAACTGAGTGGGTAAACATTTTTCAGTCTTTATTCAATTTCTACGTTTATTGcaggaaataatatgaataaaatacCGGAAATCGCTGATTTCAGAATCCGGTTATTATGAGCGATTTAACAATCAGGTCAAACTCGCGTGGAAAAAAAAAACCGAAATAATCGAAAGTCGCTTGTTTCGGCGATAATCGCTATCCCTATTTGGAGCGCTGCAGACATTGTAGAACTAATGGCGAAGTCTCGGCAGTGGAGTGGTGGGTATGTGCCAGTCGGTCGTATGGAATCCAGCAATAACATGGGTCGACATGGAGACGTGAtagaatggcggaaaggagctaCTGTATTTGGACGTGCCCATAAGCACATCGCGACGAAAGTTGGCCGATTTTTTGGTTATCAACGTCCAACGTAACtagaaggaatggtgtaccactcgcagccatgtaaaagcactccgtcttcaggtcacaagtgacccatcgggagtatccgaccgccgtgtcatcctcacgtgaggatgcggatacgaggggcgtgtggtcagcacaccgctctcccagtcgttatgatagttttctttgaccggagccgctactattcggtcgagtagctcctcaattggcatcacgaggctgagtgcacccctaaaaatggcagcagcgcatggcggcccggatggtcactccatccaagtgccggcaacgccagacagcgcttagcttcggtgatctgatgggaaccggtgcatTTACTGCGGCAAGGCTGTCGCCGCACTACTTGtcactgtcagtgaatgcaggtcgatCTCATCCAGTTTACGAGCAAATGTTGCGAAGGAAACGGTATGAAATGGACATTTGGAGGCGGGTATCTCGTAAAAGGCCACAGCTCACTGCTGCTTGTTATCAGTATGCAAAACATACAAAATGGACAGCAGCTGATTCCAAACCTGTGTTGCTGTCACCCGAGTGGCTTTTTAGCGTATTCTCAAAGGATGCAAGCTGTCGAGGGCACCGATGGCCAAATGAGGATTTTAGTCCACAGTGTGTTGAGGGTGTAGTTGAGGCTGGATTTGGCTCCTTGAGCTTTTGGTGGTGTTTCTCGTACAGTGACATGGCTCATTCTTTTGGGTAactgtgaacatgaaccaggatgtttacatCAACATTCTCAGTGACTAAATAATGCCCTTTCATCACTATCTTCacaatgagtatgctgtggacactgtGGTCTTCTAAAAAAACTGCGATGTTCGCATATGTtcttggtttgacgaacactcaggcacctTATCGCACCTAGAATGAGCCGCTAACTCACCCGATCTTCATCCCATATAAAATGTCTGAGACCATTTGGGACAGATGGTGAGATGCATCAGTTTTTTTCTCTGGTGTGCTTTTTCTTTCGTAAATTCTGGCCATGGTTTATTGACAACCATTTCGAGCTGCACCTTAACTGCCCGGGTCTCACTGACTGTAAATACAGTGAGTTTCATTATAATGTATTAACAAGCCCTAAAGAGATTTATGACACATGTACAGGGTGCCCCAGTATGAATGGTCAAtagtcagggatatgacaggaacgatcattcgaagcgaaaaagtctagaaaacatgggctccaaaatcgGTACCTTAAGATActgtgatactgtgaaacaaatatcttccaCTGCAACTCTtcgctttccgtattttgagaggtggtagtatggtctaaagtaggaaaaaatgtccagtaaacatgggctctaaagtgcataactTAACACCTATTAGCCCTTGTACATCTTAGTTACTGTGTAATATATCTCTTCAaactgctcgtagctcttaaggcatgcagttTAGAGTCAAAGTACTCTCTCGGTCATCCTTGAATATTGTCCCTTCCACTTGTGACACCTTGTATACAGGAAAACAGCGTCCCTAACCTTACAAAggagcatacactgaggtgaaaacaatcatgggatacctactaatgTCGTGTCGAGCCTCCTTTTGTCTAAAGTTCTGCAGAAACTCGACGTTGTGAGGAATCAACGGCTCATTGCAAGTCCCCTGAAGTGATACAGACCCATGCTGCGTGCACActagttcataattgcgaaagcgttgctggtgcaggaGTTTGTACAAGAAATTGCCAtttgattatgtcctataaatgttcgatgggattcatctcgaGTTATCAGGATGGTCAAATCATTTGGTCGAgcagtccagaattttcttcaaacctatGGCGAACAATTGGAGCTCGGTGACttggcacactgtcatccacaaaaattccatcattgtttgggaacatgaagtccatcaatggctgcagatggtctccaggtagctgagcatagccatttccagtcaatgatcggttcattcggaccagaggactcagtccattccatgcaaacacagcccacaaaattaagcagccaccaccagcttgcacagtgccttgtagacaacttgagtccatggcttcgtggactctgcaccacactctaaccctaccatcagctcttactaactgaaatctggactcatctgaccaggccatggttttccagccaTCTAACGTCCAACCGATAccgtcaccagcccaggagagagGCTGCAGACGATGAGCTGTTAGCGAAGATACTCGCAttggtagtctgctgccatagcgtgtcggaaacgggcgcgctggtgtgagactgccagggagtgcaccctgatgccatctattggcgaaactgggaattagcgctgcctctcagacaatgcactaagctctcggagtcaaatgtattctttttcttggtaattataagttattactgtatgatttaatgttataaagcgctagtagtaaattattatgactggtatgaactccagggtaataaatataaatattcttaaatactaaatgatttcggtgaaaaggtggtaggggaacgcccccactcttggtgatacgagcgtagctagaggtagctagagacacagggactgaacaatggaatggcctggggagggttgacgtgaccggacgtgcgtaactgtgctcacgcaaaagtgattgtgcaacagcgaagaggcgaatatcgtcgccgtttgtggagtggaacgcgacgaatggttgtcgaagccgtctctatgccactggtgctgattgtaagagttcctgcgcccagattttatggcggacgtgcagtagcttatacgagtgctacagctcgtagttccagccgccattaagggcatgaggcgtgaagagctgcgttagccacatgcatctcaccaccagcaccgacacgtctacccaaggcaagactgcttgcaattgttaagtcgaactttgtatacatgtaaaaggagaataccagttttcttttgtggaagtgcagaggacagaatatagtaatgagtaaaattacgacgcatgttgttcattgtaaagtgtagtaacctgaaacatagtgtagtgaaatcagactgaggccaccatcgcctctttcatttacaattcttttggttgtagaatactttagcgtataagaatgttgaaaagagcaatggtcacaccagaatgagtcgcctatttatagttacttaaatttttctgagtaacctttcaagtaaagtcacttaactaattctatagcaattgtctaaagagtaatatcccaaaatcattaaataagttgaagggtagaagtttgttaacctaagttgcttaaattgtcttggtggtaattaccaagccaactcacagaaattgagagagtatttgctttgtagaatcacctagaatgatcagaaatagtaatattcagaattaagtttaaattcaactcaagccgtttcactttgaaacgagccaaaaaattgatttattcttttgctccttcagagctggcgaccgtagttataagtattttcaggaggattcgacggtaagtctgctgctctcgtcatgCTGATAgcattatccactgctgctagcagtggtgattggatacataagctcactaccaagttaagtgggtcaggtaggcagtgttaccgtgtgaactgtagggcactgtaggccgtggatcgaacccgttcaatcatcacagctctttgggaaatagtccggttaggagtgtactaatcattagctaaatactggcgagtaacggtcaaaaatgtatacgcaagtgaatttagcaaggtccatgtagcacctaattaatgtggtgcaatggcgagggtaggagtggagtaaaagtgagctgagcttgtggcagctgtgctgtattcaaagattaacaacgtgaattcactactacctcttaccattaggactgagctatttacggttaaaatacgtagcagtaagcgcaaaggcgtgacagctacaagtccgtattggctttatacatacggaattaggaagcgggtcattccgtcagtggagagggttaaaacaaccgagtcagttgagaacataccccatttactgatggaaagatttggcggttcggtcgcatgtggcgaccgtgacaggacttaccaagtttgtagaataatggctgcaataaaaatgttttatataaacttgtagtttcaagaaaattttaaatttaaaattctgttgtagacaaatataccacaattggtaagttcaagacgacaacctgcaaagcagcaaaagaaagtccaatagtaggagtttAACAAGTAATACTTGgcttaataaacatttctattaggcacgaaatacagcagcataagatggagtcgaatagtaacaagcaagacgaaaacattacaaggtcagacccagaattagggaccatagatactgttgtagggttggaaaatcttatagatgaatccacacccacaagacaggaggaacgggaagtgaaaccaaaggtagtgaaaagtgaacccaatgtatctgtggatgcaagtcacaagggagaggatatggaattatcaagtttgttaaataggatgatggcgcaaattcgagaagggaatgctagtttgaaagcagaaatggctagtcatatatcccaattggatgaaaacctatctggtaaaataaaagccaatttagatattttgaatacgcaaagccagcgtatcacagaggtaaacaaatcagtaaatagcattaggtctgaaataacaaatgttcagagaaaagtcacagaaatagagaaaagatttgataccgaaattcagagaatagagaaatcagtggaacctttggttagtgaaaaattagaaccgataattgaaagtaaattacaggtgatagtaccagttgtaaagaaagagattgttaaagaaacagCAGCTGATATTGatacactgcgcaataccatgttgagttttgatgcatctgtgcaggagcaggaaaatacactgcgtaatgagataaaattgatacgtcagcaagttcagaatcagacgtttcttaactgtcgtggtatcccattggtaatgcaaaaatcggaaatactgagtagggaggaaaaatacgatcctcaaaagaaacaaggtggatggcatccaatggattttataaaaaattgtgaacgtgtcttaccaacagacatgtcggataaagaaaaaattaatttagtgatagacgctttagcaggtcatgctaaacgttggggacTGAATgtggatatcgacaatttgaagtttacagacttcaacgaaaagttccttgaggaattctggagcacacaacagagagataggttgtggagagaattcgttgtcgccagaatgccagaacatgggcgtgggctcatgaaagaatactgtgaaggatggttcaagcgtttggaatATCTTAAAGAttgtagatcagaatcggagatagtgtgggagctgtggaaaaagctacctgacgattcaaagcgttatgtaggaggcactcatcgaacattcgatgaatttttagaaaaaatcgagaatgaagataggtgtcgtgaaactagagagtttcgaggtttcagaaatcagaatggaataggaaaaagtggtaggaatgaaccgcaaattaacatgatgagaggaagaggtcgaggaggtaactctcagcgagggagaggacactatcagggaaacgggatgcattatcaaaatcaggaaaactaaataccgcgcaggtcaagggcctaacgcgcgcggaaagaaagaaatggcccaaatatagggaagatcggagtagtcagtactatagtaggatagtgcgtcgttcgcctgaagagcagttacataaacgaaactttgcgaagtataatgcagggatacaaacagaggagagagagcagggaggaattattaagggaaatgaagtaggcaaagaatatcggtcggatgtgaaggctcatgtgaatgaaataagtacaattcgaggtcagagtgacgaattgatgaaggaagagtcagagaaggcgttgtttgtcggtagggatggcaactgtgcagagaggcaggggcaaggtaggagtgatgtgacttatggtaaaaggttcatacgaatagtcgacgaatcgcatcgagaagtaattaaagaggaaagggtggataagaaaaaggggcatagtgcagagacatatgccgattcagaaattacctcgtatgcagaatatgtacatcagctcaaaagccagccagcacaattagaaagatctttcactcaagt
This portion of the Schistocerca serialis cubense isolate TAMUIC-IGC-003099 chromosome 3, iqSchSeri2.2, whole genome shotgun sequence genome encodes:
- the LOC126469652 gene encoding uncharacterized protein LOC126469652, producing the protein MDSVSIVPLKEQSGRFGARDGKNRPENSVPNLTKEHTLRQIYHNWHEIQQHKMESNSNKQDENITRSDPELGTIDTVVGLENLIDESTPTRQEEREVKPKVVKSEPNVSVDASHKGEDMELSSLLNRMMAQIREGNASLKAEMASHISQLDENLSGKIKANLDILNTQSQRITEVNKSVNSIRSEITNVQRKVTEIEKRFDTEIQRIEKSVEPLVSEKLEPIIESKLQVIVPVVKKEIVKETAADIDTLRNTMLSFDASVQEQENTLRNEIKLIRQQVQNQTFLNCRGIPLVKGLTRAERKKWPKYREDRSSQYYSRIVRRSPEEQLHKRNFAKYNAGIQTEEREQGGIIKGNEVGKEYRSDVKAHVNEISTIRGQSDELMKEESEKALFVGRDGNCAERQGQGRSDVTYGKRFIRIVDESHREVIKEERVDKKKGHSAETYADSEITSYAEYVHQLKSQPAQLERSFTQVINLDPNMTVLESHTDYDVYLVTARVHDCDEDSFKEIRESVSNQEKECCDPCSTEANELSETGIPLVGENNESKSGECTIQQRESSEMDYNLQELFESEEGHISKEGELSSESSESIQGEKEVEEVSDSATESSGMTDSNENEMALKSLDEGLLEKVVKEFRMKRRKKPPDGMVSIKTGKIIWQDLAVEKDLLWEDKESMKEDFVPSIFTHHSNVPVEVVCHSLPPTLHEVRSMYMPRVGDCDELTSTCKQAIFHKTRCHKILYGPSCMKQELTHVNCIELRSHGRETSIHYLSRHSLQKAIIKAIFLVSVLILTVNSVISIRWKANSRVSLD